In one Drosophila pseudoobscura strain MV-25-SWS-2005 chromosome X, UCI_Dpse_MV25, whole genome shotgun sequence genomic region, the following are encoded:
- the LOC4813976 gene encoding uncharacterized protein, which produces MPKAESLPSKGLSLGWILCVACATLFSTGLAQVDDIDNAVNSTINDTEPIQEHPSEVQKAVCTVTAGEIKASAEAVTTKTLKGVCGSDEMNLAFKNLETKLYAELREIKWLLEQVAMANSVEISAAPPPPPVTQRNTPSNNVKLDEILKAMETKASTKKMPILKELATNHNALQGVRDEEVNKFNNTMLADQDFKLFTYYWKLENFTNRIEDLSTSSVNSPIFSIRGKSLQLRCTFHHLNRELLNLQLGYAHVLPGDQKNIVLDMGGIFKTMKHWTDGTPFKHKISILDQNYSHRKAKDLGSQELTKLETGFSIPHSALLGSTYIKQNSLLIQIILYL; this is translated from the exons ATGCCTAAGGCCGAGTCGTTACCTTCGAAAGGTCTCTCATTGGGTTGGAtcttgtgtgtggcatgtgccaCGCTGTTTTCCACAGGTTTGGCCCAGGTGGACGACATTGACAATGCCGTCAACAGCACCATCAACGATACAGAGCCCATCCAAGAACATCCCAGTGAGGTCCAAAAAGCGGTATGCACTGTGACTGCTGGTGAGATCAAAGCGTCTGCCGAAGCTGTTACTACAAAGACCCTAAAGGGAGTCTGTGGATCGG ACGAAATGAACTTGGCCTTCAAAAACCTAGAGACTAAACTTTACGCGGAGCTTCGTGAAATAAAATGGCTATTGGAGCAAGTGGCAATGGCCAATTCGGTAGAAATAAGCGCTgcccctcctccaccaccagTGACGCAAAGGAATACCCCTTCCAATAATGTCAAACTAGATGAAATCCTAAAGGCGATGGAGACAAAGGCTAGCACAAAAAAGATGCCCATACTGAAGGAGCTGGCGACGAACCATAACGCCTTGCAGGGAGTGCGAGATGAGGAGGTTAATAAGTTCAATAATACCATGCTGGCTGACCAGGACTTTAAATTGTTTACATACTACTGGAAGTTGGAAAATTTCACGAACAGAATTGAAGACCTTTCGACGAGCAGTGTCAATAGTCCTATATTTAGCATCAGAG GCAAATCCCTTCAGCTGAGGTGCACCTTTCATCATTTGAATCGCGAGCTACTGAACCTACAGCTGGGCTATGCCCATGTCCTACCAGGCGATCAGAAGAACATCGTTTTAGATATGGGGGGAATATTCAAGACGATGAAACATTGGACGGACGGCACGCCATTTAAGCACAAAATCTCTATACTGGATCAGAATTACAGCCACCGGAAGGCAAAGGATCTCGGCTCACAGGAGCTGACCAAACTGGAGACGGGCTTTTCCATACCGCACAGTGCACTTCTGGGCAGCACGTACATCAAGCAGAACTCGCTGTTGATACAGATCATATTGTATTTATGA
- the Ide gene encoding insulin-degrading enzyme isoform X1: MYFSCRKSIFTITALLSRRLNTQKSQFIAAQRSFGSFPKSKMTLSETNSQKLLPKKPEQMEPILRLNNIEKSQQDTRDYRGLQLENGLKVLLISDPNTDVSAAALSVQVGHMSDPQNLPGLAHFCEHMLFLGTEKYPHENGYTTYLSQSGGSSNAATYPLMTKYHFHVAPDKLDGALDRFAQFFIAPLFTPSATEREINAVNSEHEKNLPSDLWRIKQVHRHLAKPDHAYSKFGSGNKTTLSEIPKSMNIDVREELLKFHKEWYSANIMCLAVIGKESLNELESMVMEKFSEIENKSVAVPEWPRHPYGEDRYGQKVKIVPIKDVRSLTISFTTDDLTKFYKSGPDNYLTHLIGHEGKGSILSELRRLGWCNDLMAGHQNTQNGFGFFDIVVDLTQEGLEHVDDIVNIIFQYLRMLREEGPKKWIFDECVKLNEMRFRFKEKEQPENLVTHAVSSMQIFPLEEVLIAPYLSNEWRPDLISGLLDELRPSKSRIVIVSQSFEPTCDQAEPYYKTKYGLERIPTDIVQSWEKCDLNENLKLSLPNSFIPTNFDIADVPSDGPKHPTIILDTPILRVWHKQDNQFNKPKACMRFDMSNPLASLDPLNCNLNHMMVMLLKDQLNEYLYDAELANLKLNVVGKSGGIDFTIHGFSDKQVVLLEKLLDHLFDFRVDEKRFDILKEEYVRSLKNFKAEQPYQHSIYYLALLLTENAWANVELLDAMELVTYDRVNNFAKEFFQRLHTECFIFGNVTKQHATEVAGRVNTRLEATNASKLPILARQMLKKREYKLLAGDSYLFEKENEYHKSSCTQLYLQCGAQTDHTNIMVNLVSQVLSEPCYDCLRTKEQLGYIVFSGVRKVNGANGIRIIVQSAKHPTFVEDRIENFLQTYLQAIEDMPLDEFERHKEALAVKKLEKPKTIFQQFIQFYGEIAMQTYHFEREEAEVAILRKISKSDFVDYFKKFIAKDGGERRVLSVHIVSKQTDENVSEPKEEEPLEITNMERHKCISDIVAFKSCKELYPIALPFLDIKAKGARSKL; encoded by the exons ATGTATTTTTCCTGTAGAAAATCGATTTTCACCATAACAGCTCTTCTAAGTCGACG ATTGAATACACAAAAGTCACAGTTTATAGCTGCTCAGCGATCATTTGGCTCGTTTCCTAAATCCAAGATGACTCTGAGCGAGACAAATTCCCAAAAACTATTACCGAAAAAGCCAGAGCAAATGGAGCCAATTCTGCG GTTAAACAATATCGAGAAATCGCAGCAGGACACCCGCGACTACCGAGGCCTTCAATTGGAAAATGGCCTTAAAGTACTGCTCATCAGCGATCCAAACACCGATGTGTCAGCTGCTGCACTCTCCGTTCAAGTGGG CCACATGTCTGACCCACAAAATCTTCCCGGACTGGCTCACTTCTGCGAGCACATGCTGTTCTTGGGCACGGAGAAGTATCCGCATGAGAATGGCTACACGACATACCTCTCGCAgagcggtggcagcagcaacgccgCCACCTATCCCCTCATGACGAAGTACCACTTCCACGTGGCACCTGACAAGCTTGACGGAGCCTTGGATCGCTTTGCCCAGTTCTTTATTGCTCCACTGTTCACGCCCAGtgccacagagagggagatcaATGCA GTCAACTCGGAGCATGAGAAGAATTTGCCCAGCGATCTGTGGCGCATCAAACAGGTGCATCGGCACTTGGCCAAGCCGGATCATGCGTATAGTAAATTTGGTAGCGGCAACAAGACCACGCTCTCCGAAATACCCAAGTCCATGAACATTGATGTGCGCGAGGAACTGCTTAAATTCCACAAAGAGTGGTACTCGGCCAACATAATGTGCCTCGCTGTCATTGGAAAAG AATCCCTCAACGAACTGGAGAGCATGGTCATGGAGAAGTTCTCTGAAATTGAGAACAAAAGCGTGGCGGTGCCAGAATGGCCACGTCACCCGTATGGAGAGGATCGTTACGGACAGAAGGTGAAAATAGTCCCCATCAAAGATGTCCGTTCGTTGACAATCAGCTTTACCACAGACGATTTAACAAAGTTCTACAAATCGGGC CCCGACAACTATTTGACACACCTTATCGGCCACGAGGGAAAGGGAAGCATTTTGTCTGAGCTGCGACGGCTGGGCTGGTGCAATGA TCTAATGGCCGGACATCAGAACACACAAAACGGCTTTGGGTTCTTTGACATAGTGGTGGACCTAACACAGGAGGGCCTGGAGCATGTGGATGATATTGTGAATATTATATTTCAGTATTTGCGCATGCTGCGCGAAGAGGGTCCCAAGAAGTGGATATTTGACGAATGCGTTAAGCTAAATGAAATGAGGTTTCGGTTCAAGGAAAAGGAACAGCCGGAGAATTTGGTCACGCATGCCGTGTCCTCCATGCAGATATTTCCCTTGGAAGAAGTCCTCATTGCACCATATTTGAGCAACGAATGGCGGCCAGATTTGATTAGCGGTCTACTGGATGAGTTGAGGCCCTCCAAAAGTCGAATTGTAATTGTTAGCCAAAGCTTTGAGCCGACCTGTGACCAGGCAGAGCCCTACTACAAAACCAAGTACGGATTGGAGCGCATACCCACGGATATTGTGCAA AGCTGGGAAAAGTGTGATCTGAATGAGAACCTCAAACTGTCACTGCCAAACAGCTTTATACCAACCAACTTCGACATTGCCGATGTTCCAAGCGACGGACCCAAGCATCCGACCATTATCCTGGACACGCCCATTTTGAGGGTGTGGCACAAGCAGGACAATCAGTTTAACAAGCCCAAGGCGTGCATGCGGTTCGATATGTCCAATCCGCTTGCCTCCCTGGACCCACTCAATTGCAATTTAAATCATATGATGGTTATGCTCTTAAAGGATCAGCTCAACGAGTATCTGTACGATGCGGAATTGGCAAACTTAAAACTGAATGTTGTGGGAAAATCAGGTGGCATTGAT TTCACGATTCATGGCTTCAGTGACAAGCAAGTAGTGTTGCTGGAGAAACTGTTGGATCACTTATTTGACTTTCGCGTGGATGAGAAACGATTCGATATATTGAAGGAGGAATATGTGCGTTCACTGAAAAACTTTAAGGCCGAGCAACCGTATCAGCATTCCATCTACTATTTGGCTTTGTTACTGACAGAAAATGCCTGGGCGAATGTTGAGCTACTGGACGCTATGGAAC TTGTTACCTACGATAGAGTCAATAACTTTGCCAAAGAGTTCTTCCAACGCCTGCACACAGAGTGCTTTATTTTCGGTAATGTGACCAAGCAGCATGCCACCGAAGTAGCTGGTCGCGTCAACACACGCTTGGAGGCCACCAATGCCTCTAAACTACCCATTCTAGCCCGTCAGATGCTCAAGAAGCGAGAGTATAAGCTTTTAGCTG GCGACAGCTATCTTTTTGAAAAGGAGAACGAGTACCACAAGAGCTCCTGCACGCAACTCTATCTGCAATGTGGCGCACAAACGGATCACACAAACATTATGGTCAATCTAGTGTCTCAGGTGCTGTCCGAGCCCTGCTACGACTGTCTGCGGACCAAGGAACAGCTCGGGTATATTGTCTTTAGTGGCGTCCGTAAGGTAAACGGTGCCAATGGTATACGCATCATTGTGCAGTCGGCAAAGCATCCGACATTTGTCGAAGATCGTATCGAGAACTTCCTACAGACGTATCTG CAAGCCATTGAGGACATGCCTTTGGATGAATTCGAGCGTCACAAAGAAGCGCTGGCCGTTAAGAAGCTTGAGAAGCCGAAGACCATATTCCAGCAATTCATCCAGTTCTATGGCGAAATAGCCATGCAAACGTATCACTTTGAGCGAGAGGAGGCCGAAGTCGCAATACTCCGCAAGATTTCAAAGTCCGACTTTGTGGATTATTTCAAG AAATTCATAGCTAAGGACGGGGGCGAGCGTCGCGTTCTGTCCGTGCACATTGTGTCCAAGCAAACGGACGAGAATGTGTCTGAGCCTAAGGAGGAAGAGCCACTGGAGATCACAAATATGGAGCGTCACAAGTGCATCAGCGACATTGTAGCCTTCAAGTCGTGCAAGGAACTATATCCGATCGCATTGCCATTCCTCGACATCAAGGCCAAGGGTGCACGCAGTAAACTGTGA
- the Ide gene encoding insulin-degrading enzyme isoform X2 — protein sequence MATSPVWRGSLRTEGENSPHQRCPFVDNQLYHRRFNKVLQIGRKFKPDNYLTHLIGHEGKGSILSELRRLGWCNDLMAGHQNTQNGFGFFDIVVDLTQEGLEHVDDIVNIIFQYLRMLREEGPKKWIFDECVKLNEMRFRFKEKEQPENLVTHAVSSMQIFPLEEVLIAPYLSNEWRPDLISGLLDELRPSKSRIVIVSQSFEPTCDQAEPYYKTKYGLERIPTDIVQSWEKCDLNENLKLSLPNSFIPTNFDIADVPSDGPKHPTIILDTPILRVWHKQDNQFNKPKACMRFDMSNPLASLDPLNCNLNHMMVMLLKDQLNEYLYDAELANLKLNVVGKSGGIDFTIHGFSDKQVVLLEKLLDHLFDFRVDEKRFDILKEEYVRSLKNFKAEQPYQHSIYYLALLLTENAWANVELLDAMELVTYDRVNNFAKEFFQRLHTECFIFGNVTKQHATEVAGRVNTRLEATNASKLPILARQMLKKREYKLLAGDSYLFEKENEYHKSSCTQLYLQCGAQTDHTNIMVNLVSQVLSEPCYDCLRTKEQLGYIVFSGVRKVNGANGIRIIVQSAKHPTFVEDRIENFLQTYLQAIEDMPLDEFERHKEALAVKKLEKPKTIFQQFIQFYGEIAMQTYHFEREEAEVAILRKISKSDFVDYFKKFIAKDGGERRVLSVHIVSKQTDENVSEPKEEEPLEITNMERHKCISDIVAFKSCKELYPIALPFLDIKAKGARSKL from the exons ATGGCCACGTCACCCGTATGGAGAGGATCGTTACGGACAGAAGGTGAAAATAGTCCCCATCAAAGATGTCCGTTCGTTGACAATCAGCTTTACCACAGACGATTTAACAAAGTTCTACAAATCGGGCGTAAGTTCAAG CCCGACAACTATTTGACACACCTTATCGGCCACGAGGGAAAGGGAAGCATTTTGTCTGAGCTGCGACGGCTGGGCTGGTGCAATGA TCTAATGGCCGGACATCAGAACACACAAAACGGCTTTGGGTTCTTTGACATAGTGGTGGACCTAACACAGGAGGGCCTGGAGCATGTGGATGATATTGTGAATATTATATTTCAGTATTTGCGCATGCTGCGCGAAGAGGGTCCCAAGAAGTGGATATTTGACGAATGCGTTAAGCTAAATGAAATGAGGTTTCGGTTCAAGGAAAAGGAACAGCCGGAGAATTTGGTCACGCATGCCGTGTCCTCCATGCAGATATTTCCCTTGGAAGAAGTCCTCATTGCACCATATTTGAGCAACGAATGGCGGCCAGATTTGATTAGCGGTCTACTGGATGAGTTGAGGCCCTCCAAAAGTCGAATTGTAATTGTTAGCCAAAGCTTTGAGCCGACCTGTGACCAGGCAGAGCCCTACTACAAAACCAAGTACGGATTGGAGCGCATACCCACGGATATTGTGCAA AGCTGGGAAAAGTGTGATCTGAATGAGAACCTCAAACTGTCACTGCCAAACAGCTTTATACCAACCAACTTCGACATTGCCGATGTTCCAAGCGACGGACCCAAGCATCCGACCATTATCCTGGACACGCCCATTTTGAGGGTGTGGCACAAGCAGGACAATCAGTTTAACAAGCCCAAGGCGTGCATGCGGTTCGATATGTCCAATCCGCTTGCCTCCCTGGACCCACTCAATTGCAATTTAAATCATATGATGGTTATGCTCTTAAAGGATCAGCTCAACGAGTATCTGTACGATGCGGAATTGGCAAACTTAAAACTGAATGTTGTGGGAAAATCAGGTGGCATTGAT TTCACGATTCATGGCTTCAGTGACAAGCAAGTAGTGTTGCTGGAGAAACTGTTGGATCACTTATTTGACTTTCGCGTGGATGAGAAACGATTCGATATATTGAAGGAGGAATATGTGCGTTCACTGAAAAACTTTAAGGCCGAGCAACCGTATCAGCATTCCATCTACTATTTGGCTTTGTTACTGACAGAAAATGCCTGGGCGAATGTTGAGCTACTGGACGCTATGGAAC TTGTTACCTACGATAGAGTCAATAACTTTGCCAAAGAGTTCTTCCAACGCCTGCACACAGAGTGCTTTATTTTCGGTAATGTGACCAAGCAGCATGCCACCGAAGTAGCTGGTCGCGTCAACACACGCTTGGAGGCCACCAATGCCTCTAAACTACCCATTCTAGCCCGTCAGATGCTCAAGAAGCGAGAGTATAAGCTTTTAGCTG GCGACAGCTATCTTTTTGAAAAGGAGAACGAGTACCACAAGAGCTCCTGCACGCAACTCTATCTGCAATGTGGCGCACAAACGGATCACACAAACATTATGGTCAATCTAGTGTCTCAGGTGCTGTCCGAGCCCTGCTACGACTGTCTGCGGACCAAGGAACAGCTCGGGTATATTGTCTTTAGTGGCGTCCGTAAGGTAAACGGTGCCAATGGTATACGCATCATTGTGCAGTCGGCAAAGCATCCGACATTTGTCGAAGATCGTATCGAGAACTTCCTACAGACGTATCTG CAAGCCATTGAGGACATGCCTTTGGATGAATTCGAGCGTCACAAAGAAGCGCTGGCCGTTAAGAAGCTTGAGAAGCCGAAGACCATATTCCAGCAATTCATCCAGTTCTATGGCGAAATAGCCATGCAAACGTATCACTTTGAGCGAGAGGAGGCCGAAGTCGCAATACTCCGCAAGATTTCAAAGTCCGACTTTGTGGATTATTTCAAG AAATTCATAGCTAAGGACGGGGGCGAGCGTCGCGTTCTGTCCGTGCACATTGTGTCCAAGCAAACGGACGAGAATGTGTCTGAGCCTAAGGAGGAAGAGCCACTGGAGATCACAAATATGGAGCGTCACAAGTGCATCAGCGACATTGTAGCCTTCAAGTCGTGCAAGGAACTATATCCGATCGCATTGCCATTCCTCGACATCAAGGCCAAGGGTGCACGCAGTAAACTGTGA